From Medicago truncatula cultivar Jemalong A17 chromosome 7, MtrunA17r5.0-ANR, whole genome shotgun sequence, a single genomic window includes:
- the LOC11422999 gene encoding phosphate transporter PHO1 homolog 9 isoform X1, which translates to MKFGKEFVSQIVPEWQEVYMNYNSLKSILKDMLKFKEENESKAPVASTPKGSLKRRLTLYRAFSGLNCKQRGSSSTNEDEVILVRSQGDEDSKVLYQTKFLNPYEDGAERDLVFFRKLDFEFNKVNGFYKKMMKEVVEEAEELSKQINFLIALRIKVDKVRFGNLDSNENSSSTSIMHHVSDAKHGHSTLHMDVIHEVEMSQSHSNDEDINHAAQTNSKTSIQGFRPAPLEILDHVKINVITPETPVSTIKGILVSSKSNIEFNKKELRKADEQLSAALKEFYHKLRLLKRYSFLNLLAFSKIMKKYDKVSSRNASKDYLKMVDSSYVGSSDEVNRLLERVEHAFIKHFANGNHRKGMNILRPTAKRERHRQTFLLGLLTGCSIALIVALIILIHVRRIVNTNSEGRSKYMETIFPLYSLFGYIVLHMVIYSADVYFWRRFKINYPFIFGFKEGTELGYREVFLLSTGLAVLSLAAVLSNLNMEIDKTTQSFKAITESVPLGLVIVVLAITFCPFNIIYKTSRFFLVKCAFHAICAPLYKVIFPDNFLADQLTSQVQAFRSLQFYVYYYFYGDFKKRSNKFMEENNYKIFYIIVAIIPFWIRFLQCLRRLLLEERNKMHGLNALKYISTIVALTMRTIDQFSPGTVWKVLAASSSGIATVVNTYWDIVIDWGLLRKDSRNPWLRDKLSVPYKSVYFLAMVLNVILRLAWMQSVLGIKEAPFLHKSALTAVVACLEILRRGIWNFFRLENEHLNNVGNYRAFKSVPLPFNYQIDDEDSSDT; encoded by the exons atgaagtttggGAAAGAATTTGTGTCACAAATTGTACCAGAATGGCAAGAAGTATACATGAATTACAACTCTCTCAAGTCTATTCTAAAAGACATGTTAAAGTTTAAAGAGGAAAATGAATCAAAAGCACCAGTGGCATCAACACCAAAAGGATCATTGAAGAGAAGGCTAACTCTCTATAGAGCTTTTAGTGGTCTTAATTGCAAACAAAGAGGAAGTTCAAGTACGAATGAGGATGAAGTAATACTTGTTCGGTCACAAGGAGATGAAGATTCAAAAGTGTTGTATCAAACCAAGTTTTTAAACCCTTATGAAGATGGAGCAGAAAGAGATCTTGTCTTTTTCAGGAAacttgattttgagtttaacaaggttaatggattttataagaagatgatgaaggaagTTGTTGAGGAAGCTGAGGAGTTAAGCAAGcaaattaattttcttattgCTCTTAGAATAAAGGTTGATAAGGTTAGGTTTGGAAATCTTGATAGCAATGAAAACTCTTCTTCAACTTCCATTATGCATCATGTAAGTGATGCCAAACATG GTCACTCAACTCTACACATGGACGTGATTCATGAAGTTGAGATGAGCCAAAGTCATTCGAACGATGAAGATATAAATCATGCGGCACAAACTAATTCCAAGACTTCCATACAGGGTTTTAGACCAGCTCCTTTAGAGATTCTTGATCATGTGAAGATCAATGTGATCACACCAGAAACTCCTGTATCAACCATAAAAGGGATTCTTGTAAGTTCAAAATCTAACATAGAATTTAACAAGAAAGAACTTAGGAAAGCAGATGAGCAACTTAGCGCAGCCCTAAAAGAGTTTTATCATAAGCTAAGGCTTCTAAAGAGATACAG CTTCTTAAACTTATTGGCATTCTCAAAAATCATGAAGAAGTATGATAAG GTTTCTTCAAGGAACGCATCAAAAGATTACTTAAAGATGGTGGACAGTTCCTATGTTGGAAGCTCAGATGAG GTTAATAGGCTCTTGGAAAGGGTGGAACATGCCTTCATTAAGCACTTTGCAAATGGGAATCATAGAAAAGGAATGAACATATTGCGACCGACCGCAAAGAGGGAACGGCATCGACAAACATTCTTATTAG GACTATTAACTGGTTGCTCAATTGCTCTCATTGTAGCACTAATTATACTTATACATGTAAGACGTATTGTTAATACTAATAGTGAAGGGAGATCTAAATATATGGAAACTATATTTCCACTTTATAG TCTCTTCGGATACATCGTCTTGCATATGGTCATTTACTCTGCGGATGTATACTTCTGGAGGCGTTTTAAAATCAACTATCCATTTATATTTGGATTCAAGGAAGGAACAGAGTTAGGTTATAGAGAAGTATTTCTTCTTAGCACTGGCCTTGCAGTACTTTCATTGGCTGCTGTTCTCTCAAACTTAAACATGGAGATCGATAAAACAACACAAAGTTTCAAAGCTATTACAGAATCAGTGCCTTTAGGCCTTGTCATA GTTGTGCTTGCCATAACATTTTGTCCCttcaatatcatatataaaaCCAGCCGCTTCTTCCTTGTTAAATGTGCATTTCATGCTATTTGTGCTCCTCTCTACAAg GTCATCTTTCCAGATAATTTCTTGGCAGACCAGCTTACCAGCCAG GTTCAAGCATTTAGAAGTTTGCAATTCTATGTTTACTACTATTTTTACGGGGACTTCAAGAAGAGATCAAACAAGTTCATGGAAGAAAAcaactataaaatattttatataattgtaGCTATTATTCCATTCTGGATCCGTTTTCTTCAG TGTCTTCGAAGATTATTActtgaagagagaaataaaatgCACGGACTCAATGCATTAAAATACATCTCAACAATAGTTGCACTTACAATGAGGACTATTGATCAGTTTAGCCCAGGAACGGTTTGGAAAGTTCTTGCTGCAAGTTCCTCAGGCATTGCAACAGTTGTTAATACCTATTGGGATATTGTCATTGATTGGGGTTTGCTAAGAAAGGACTCAAGAAATCCATGGTTAAGAGATAAACTCTCTGTACCTTACAAAAGTGTATATTTTCTTGCCATG GTGTTGAATGTTATACTTAGGCTTGCATGGATGCAATCGGTTTTAGGCATTAAGGAAGCTCCTTTCCTTCATAAATCAGCTTTGACTGCTGTTGTAGCTTGCTTGGAGATACTTCGTCGCGGCATTTGGAACTTTTTCAG GTTGGAGAATGAACATTTGAACAATGTTGGAAACTATAGGGCATTCAAGTCGGTACCTCTTCCTTTCAATTATCAAATTGATGATGAAGACAGCTCTGATACATAA
- the LOC11422999 gene encoding phosphate transporter PHO1 homolog 9 isoform X2: MHHKNSMQFMILFGCQLRLAQMVGPNSAHTYCDFGHSTLHMDVIHEVEMSQSHSNDEDINHAAQTNSKTSIQGFRPAPLEILDHVKINVITPETPVSTIKGILVSSKSNIEFNKKELRKADEQLSAALKEFYHKLRLLKRYSFLNLLAFSKIMKKYDKVSSRNASKDYLKMVDSSYVGSSDEVNRLLERVEHAFIKHFANGNHRKGMNILRPTAKRERHRQTFLLGLLTGCSIALIVALIILIHVRRIVNTNSEGRSKYMETIFPLYSLFGYIVLHMVIYSADVYFWRRFKINYPFIFGFKEGTELGYREVFLLSTGLAVLSLAAVLSNLNMEIDKTTQSFKAITESVPLGLVIVVLAITFCPFNIIYKTSRFFLVKCAFHAICAPLYKVIFPDNFLADQLTSQVQAFRSLQFYVYYYFYGDFKKRSNKFMEENNYKIFYIIVAIIPFWIRFLQCLRRLLLEERNKMHGLNALKYISTIVALTMRTIDQFSPGTVWKVLAASSSGIATVVNTYWDIVIDWGLLRKDSRNPWLRDKLSVPYKSVYFLAMVLNVILRLAWMQSVLGIKEAPFLHKSALTAVVACLEILRRGIWNFFRLENEHLNNVGNYRAFKSVPLPFNYQIDDEDSSDT; encoded by the exons ATGCATCATAAAAATTCTATGCAGTTCATGATATTATTTGGATGCCAATTGCGGTTGGCACAAATGGTTGGACCTAATTCTGCTCACACCTATTGTGATTTCG GTCACTCAACTCTACACATGGACGTGATTCATGAAGTTGAGATGAGCCAAAGTCATTCGAACGATGAAGATATAAATCATGCGGCACAAACTAATTCCAAGACTTCCATACAGGGTTTTAGACCAGCTCCTTTAGAGATTCTTGATCATGTGAAGATCAATGTGATCACACCAGAAACTCCTGTATCAACCATAAAAGGGATTCTTGTAAGTTCAAAATCTAACATAGAATTTAACAAGAAAGAACTTAGGAAAGCAGATGAGCAACTTAGCGCAGCCCTAAAAGAGTTTTATCATAAGCTAAGGCTTCTAAAGAGATACAG CTTCTTAAACTTATTGGCATTCTCAAAAATCATGAAGAAGTATGATAAG GTTTCTTCAAGGAACGCATCAAAAGATTACTTAAAGATGGTGGACAGTTCCTATGTTGGAAGCTCAGATGAG GTTAATAGGCTCTTGGAAAGGGTGGAACATGCCTTCATTAAGCACTTTGCAAATGGGAATCATAGAAAAGGAATGAACATATTGCGACCGACCGCAAAGAGGGAACGGCATCGACAAACATTCTTATTAG GACTATTAACTGGTTGCTCAATTGCTCTCATTGTAGCACTAATTATACTTATACATGTAAGACGTATTGTTAATACTAATAGTGAAGGGAGATCTAAATATATGGAAACTATATTTCCACTTTATAG TCTCTTCGGATACATCGTCTTGCATATGGTCATTTACTCTGCGGATGTATACTTCTGGAGGCGTTTTAAAATCAACTATCCATTTATATTTGGATTCAAGGAAGGAACAGAGTTAGGTTATAGAGAAGTATTTCTTCTTAGCACTGGCCTTGCAGTACTTTCATTGGCTGCTGTTCTCTCAAACTTAAACATGGAGATCGATAAAACAACACAAAGTTTCAAAGCTATTACAGAATCAGTGCCTTTAGGCCTTGTCATA GTTGTGCTTGCCATAACATTTTGTCCCttcaatatcatatataaaaCCAGCCGCTTCTTCCTTGTTAAATGTGCATTTCATGCTATTTGTGCTCCTCTCTACAAg GTCATCTTTCCAGATAATTTCTTGGCAGACCAGCTTACCAGCCAG GTTCAAGCATTTAGAAGTTTGCAATTCTATGTTTACTACTATTTTTACGGGGACTTCAAGAAGAGATCAAACAAGTTCATGGAAGAAAAcaactataaaatattttatataattgtaGCTATTATTCCATTCTGGATCCGTTTTCTTCAG TGTCTTCGAAGATTATTActtgaagagagaaataaaatgCACGGACTCAATGCATTAAAATACATCTCAACAATAGTTGCACTTACAATGAGGACTATTGATCAGTTTAGCCCAGGAACGGTTTGGAAAGTTCTTGCTGCAAGTTCCTCAGGCATTGCAACAGTTGTTAATACCTATTGGGATATTGTCATTGATTGGGGTTTGCTAAGAAAGGACTCAAGAAATCCATGGTTAAGAGATAAACTCTCTGTACCTTACAAAAGTGTATATTTTCTTGCCATG GTGTTGAATGTTATACTTAGGCTTGCATGGATGCAATCGGTTTTAGGCATTAAGGAAGCTCCTTTCCTTCATAAATCAGCTTTGACTGCTGTTGTAGCTTGCTTGGAGATACTTCGTCGCGGCATTTGGAACTTTTTCAG GTTGGAGAATGAACATTTGAACAATGTTGGAAACTATAGGGCATTCAAGTCGGTACCTCTTCCTTTCAATTATCAAATTGATGATGAAGACAGCTCTGATACATAA